From one Rosa rugosa chromosome 4, drRosRugo1.1, whole genome shotgun sequence genomic stretch:
- the LOC133746384 gene encoding peptidyl-prolyl cis-trans isomerase FKBP17-2, chloroplastic, whose translation MAAFSGSSPFLSHTLTRPNHFASSQTPPPPPPPNIPSQPNPPTPLQSTTSSSEQQKPVSVKVEQQKPSKTKADSTDWIASSLTRRFGLGAGLAWATFLAVGVVSEQVKTRLEVSEQEANSRNVEKEEEVVLPNGISYYELRVGGGATPRPGDLVVIELKGEVAGTGQVFVNTIENDKKRPLALVMGSRPYSKGLCEGIEYVLRSMKAGGKRRVIVPPNLGFGENGADLGPGLQVPSSATLEYTIEIERVSIAPA comes from the exons ATGGCTGCCTTCTctggttcttcaccatttctctCCCACACCTTAACAAGACCAAACCATTTTGCGTCATCACaaacacctcctcctcctcctccgccaaaTATTCCTTCACAACCAAACCCTCCAACACCACTTCAAAGTACAACTTCATCATCTGAGCAGCAAAAGCCTGTCTCAGTAAAAGTGGAGCAACAAAAGCCCTCCAAGACAAAGGCTGACTCTACAGATTGGATAGCTTCGAGCTTAACCAGGCGGTTCGGGCTTGGAGCTGGCCTCGCCTGGGCTACCTTTCTCGCAGTTGGTGTAGTCTCCGAACAGGTTAAGACCCGCCTTGAAGTCTCTGAACAAGAAGCTAACTCAAG AAatgttgagaaagaagaagaggtagtGTTACCTAATGGCATAAG CTACTACGAGTTGAGAGTTGGCGGCGGGGCAACTCCGAGGCCAGGAGACTTGGTGGTGATCGAGCTCAAGGGGGAGGTAGCAGGCACTGGGCAAGTGTTTGTGAATACAATTGAGAATGACAAGAAGAGGCCTTTGGCTCTAGTGATGGGGTCTAGGCCTTACAGCAAAGGACTATGTGAAGGGATAGAATATGTGCTCAGATCAATGAAGGCTGGGGGTAAAAGAAGAGTAATAGTTCCTCCAAACTTGGGGTTTGGAGAAAATGGTGCAGATTTAGGCCCTGGTCTGCAAGTTCCTTCTTCTGCAACGCTAGAGTATACTATTGAGATTGAAAGAGTCTCAATTGCACCAGCATAA